One genomic region from Streptomyces venezuelae encodes:
- a CDS encoding cellulose binding domain-containing protein, with amino-acid sequence MNVPTRTRSGLRVRAALAVAAVTGLGATALTALPAAAAGEAVTVQYRQSATGGDQAEPWLKVVNTGTAGVPLSQVKVRYYFKAEAGASYAYACSWAVKGCANLTGTFGTLANPTATADRYLEIGFTAGAGSLAPGADTGDMQLRFHRSNWQPLNQNDDYSFGPDRTTYANWSKVTAAVGGVQVWGTAPAGNEPTPTPTDPTTPPPTGAALFDDFDYTGHTDPAIAAHGWSVRSNSGGPGVPGATWAPENVTFAKEGTNSLMNLRSSTAGTGESTKHTEILTRASKFRNGTYAARVRFSDAPLSGPDGDRIVQTFFTINDLKAPMADDYAEYDFEYLPNGGWGEPANILYTTSWETYRPDPWEAVNQHSEVRASYAGWHDLVLTIDDNAIVYYVDGQEFGRHDARYLPERPMSINFNQWLIDLAGQTSTTPRAYDQKVDYVLHVKDQVLTPSQVAAKIAAYRSSGTTFEDSVPAA; translated from the coding sequence ATGAACGTCCCCACGAGGACCAGGAGCGGCCTGCGGGTGCGTGCCGCGCTCGCCGTCGCCGCGGTGACCGGGCTCGGCGCCACCGCCCTGACCGCGCTGCCCGCGGCGGCGGCCGGTGAGGCCGTCACCGTCCAGTACCGGCAGAGCGCCACCGGCGGCGACCAGGCCGAGCCCTGGCTCAAGGTCGTCAACACCGGTACGGCCGGCGTGCCGTTGAGCCAGGTCAAGGTGCGCTACTACTTCAAGGCCGAGGCGGGCGCCTCGTACGCCTACGCCTGCTCCTGGGCCGTGAAGGGCTGCGCCAACCTCACCGGCACCTTCGGGACCCTGGCCAATCCGACCGCGACCGCCGACCGCTATCTGGAGATCGGTTTCACCGCCGGCGCCGGCTCGCTCGCTCCCGGCGCGGACACCGGTGACATGCAGCTGCGCTTCCACCGCTCCAACTGGCAGCCGCTGAACCAGAACGACGACTACTCCTTCGGCCCCGACCGGACCACGTACGCCAACTGGTCGAAGGTCACCGCGGCCGTCGGCGGCGTCCAGGTGTGGGGGACGGCCCCCGCGGGCAACGAGCCCACCCCGACGCCGACCGACCCGACCACGCCCCCGCCCACCGGGGCCGCGCTCTTCGACGACTTCGACTACACCGGCCACACCGACCCGGCGATCGCAGCCCACGGCTGGAGCGTACGGTCCAACTCCGGCGGCCCCGGAGTGCCCGGCGCCACGTGGGCCCCCGAGAACGTCACCTTCGCCAAGGAGGGCACGAACTCCCTGATGAACCTGCGGAGTTCGACCGCCGGTACGGGTGAGTCGACCAAGCACACCGAGATCCTCACCCGCGCCTCGAAGTTCCGGAACGGCACCTACGCGGCGCGTGTGCGCTTCTCCGACGCGCCGCTCTCCGGCCCGGACGGCGACCGGATCGTCCAGACCTTCTTCACCATCAACGACCTCAAGGCCCCGATGGCCGACGACTACGCCGAGTACGACTTCGAGTACCTGCCCAACGGCGGCTGGGGCGAGCCCGCCAACATCCTCTACACGACGTCGTGGGAGACGTACCGGCCCGACCCCTGGGAGGCCGTCAACCAGCACTCGGAGGTCCGGGCGAGCTACGCCGGCTGGCACGACCTCGTCCTGACGATCGACGACAACGCCATCGTCTACTACGTCGACGGCCAGGAGTTCGGCCGCCACGACGCCCGCTACCTGCCCGAACGTCCCATGTCCATCAACTTCAACCAGTGGCTGATCGACCTGGCCGGCCAGACCTCGACGACCCCGCGCGCGTACGACCAGAAGGTCGACTACGTCCTGCACGTCAAGGACCAGGTACTGACCCCGTCCCAGGTGGCGGCCAAGATCGCCGCCTACCGCTCGTCGGGCACGACCTTCGAGGACTCGGTCCCGGCGGCTTAG
- a CDS encoding beta-N-acetylhexosaminidase has translation MPLPRLVPAPTHLSPMPGRFTFDATTALRVSAGAGPAARLLRTLLGPATGLPLPTHPDGSVVLAVDGALTGLGEEGYGLTVGPEAILLRAAHPRGLLSGVQTLRQLLPVDALGGEPAPGVEWSVPCVQITDTPRFPWRGSMLDVARRFRPVSYLRRYVDLLALHKLNVLHLHLTDDQGWRMPVAALPRLTEVGGVPHGGAYTRAELTGLVAYAAERGVTVVPEIEMPGHVRAALAAYPELGNHPGRTYEVWDRWGVCDTILGVHDEALDFCRTVLDEVMDVFPSSYVHIGGEECPTTEWHISASALRRAAEEGLSGPDALHGWFMERIGRHLLDAGRQPLSWTENGADLPPYFTVMPWRDSDHGRVAVQRGHHVVMAPHRTTYLDYPQSASPAEPPGQAGEVVDLRTVHGNDPAPAEWTAEESARVLGSQAQLWTEYVPTAAHAEYLTFPRLCALAEVVWTGRHDWPGFQERLRHHRTRLDALGVPRRPSPMSVPT, from the coding sequence ATGCCCCTGCCCCGACTCGTCCCCGCGCCCACCCACCTCTCACCCATGCCCGGCCGGTTCACCTTCGACGCGACGACCGCGCTGAGGGTCTCGGCCGGCGCCGGCCCCGCCGCGCGGCTGCTGCGCACCCTGCTCGGACCGGCCACCGGGCTGCCGCTGCCCACTCACCCGGACGGCTCCGTCGTCCTCGCCGTCGACGGCGCCCTCACCGGCCTCGGCGAGGAGGGATACGGGCTCACCGTCGGCCCCGAAGCGATCCTGCTGCGGGCCGCCCACCCCCGCGGACTCCTCTCCGGGGTCCAGACGCTGCGCCAGCTCCTGCCCGTCGACGCCCTCGGCGGCGAGCCCGCGCCCGGCGTCGAGTGGTCCGTCCCCTGCGTGCAGATCACCGACACCCCGCGCTTCCCCTGGCGTGGTTCGATGCTCGACGTCGCCCGCCGCTTCCGCCCCGTCTCCTACCTCCGCCGGTACGTCGACCTGCTCGCCCTCCACAAGCTCAACGTCCTCCACCTCCATCTCACCGACGACCAGGGCTGGCGCATGCCGGTCGCCGCGCTCCCCCGGCTCACCGAGGTCGGCGGGGTGCCGCACGGCGGCGCGTACACCCGGGCCGAGCTCACCGGGCTCGTCGCGTACGCGGCGGAGCGCGGCGTCACCGTCGTGCCCGAGATCGAGATGCCCGGCCACGTCCGCGCCGCCCTGGCCGCCTACCCCGAGCTCGGCAACCACCCCGGCCGGACCTACGAGGTCTGGGACCGCTGGGGGGTCTGCGACACGATCCTCGGCGTCCACGACGAGGCCCTCGACTTCTGCCGCACCGTCCTGGACGAGGTGATGGACGTCTTCCCCTCCTCGTACGTCCACATCGGCGGCGAGGAGTGCCCCACCACCGAGTGGCACATCTCGGCGTCCGCGCTCCGGCGTGCCGCCGAGGAGGGGCTGTCGGGTCCCGACGCCCTGCACGGCTGGTTCATGGAGCGGATCGGACGCCACCTGCTCGACGCGGGCCGGCAGCCGCTCAGCTGGACCGAGAACGGCGCCGACCTCCCGCCGTACTTCACCGTCATGCCCTGGCGCGACTCCGACCACGGCCGCGTCGCCGTCCAGCGGGGACACCACGTCGTCATGGCGCCGCACCGTACGACCTACCTCGACTACCCGCAGTCCGCGAGCCCCGCCGAGCCGCCCGGCCAGGCCGGCGAGGTCGTCGACCTCCGCACGGTCCACGGCAACGACCCGGCGCCGGCGGAGTGGACCGCCGAGGAATCGGCACGGGTCCTCGGCTCCCAGGCGCAGTTGTGGACCGAGTACGTGCCGACCGCGGCGCACGCCGAGTACCTCACCTTCCCCCGGCTCTGCGCCCTCGCCGAGGTCGTCTGGACCGGCCGCCACGACTGGCCCGGCTTCCAGGAGCGCCTGCGCCACCACAGGACCCGGCTCGACGCCCTCGGGGTGCCGCGCCGTCCCTCACCCATGTCCGTCCCCACCTGA
- a CDS encoding carbohydrate ABC transporter permease — protein sequence MVLTAFRPTRDIQSETPGFLPVSVTLEHFGKAVAADGFWIFWRNSLLVTAGCVLLALVVALAAAFAVARMRWRGRRGFILMVFLAQVAPWEALLIPMYVIARDADLLDRLATLSLVYFMITLPFTIVTLRSFLAAVPAELEEAAQVDGCTRAVAFRRVTLPLLAPGLLATSLFGFITAWNEFAFANMLVIKNQDDRTLPVWLSSFSNVFGTDWGATMAASTLFALPVLVLFLVLQGRVSAGMTGGAVKG from the coding sequence ATGGTCCTCACCGCCTTCCGTCCGACCCGCGACATCCAGTCCGAGACCCCGGGGTTCCTTCCCGTGTCCGTGACCCTGGAGCACTTCGGGAAGGCCGTGGCCGCGGACGGCTTCTGGATCTTCTGGCGCAACAGCCTGCTCGTGACCGCCGGGTGCGTCCTGCTCGCCCTGGTGGTGGCGCTCGCCGCCGCCTTCGCCGTCGCCCGGATGCGCTGGCGCGGCCGGCGCGGCTTCATCCTGATGGTCTTCCTGGCGCAAGTCGCGCCCTGGGAGGCGCTGTTGATCCCGATGTACGTCATCGCCCGGGACGCCGACCTGCTCGACCGGCTGGCGACCCTGAGTCTGGTCTACTTCATGATCACCCTGCCGTTCACCATCGTGACCCTGCGCTCCTTCCTGGCAGCCGTCCCTGCCGAACTGGAGGAGGCCGCTCAGGTCGACGGCTGCACACGCGCCGTCGCCTTCCGCCGCGTCACGCTCCCCCTGCTCGCTCCCGGGCTGCTGGCGACCTCGCTCTTCGGATTCATCACCGCCTGGAACGAGTTCGCCTTCGCCAACATGCTCGTGATCAAGAACCAGGACGACCGCACGCTGCCCGTCTGGCTCTCGTCGTTCTCCAACGTCTTCGGCACGGACTGGGGCGCCACCATGGCCGCCTCCACCCTCTTCGCCCTGCCCGTACTCGTCCTCTTCCTGGTCCTCCAGGGCCGGGTCTCCGCCGGGATGACCGGCGGAGCCGTGAAGGGATAA
- a CDS encoding carbohydrate ABC transporter permease: MRRSRPAQASRPAQASCPAATNRPEAKLRPAPKQPPPSKLLPRLPHLPRGSALWPYLLVAPTVLGGVLLLGYPLVRNLLISFQQYGMGELIRGGAPFVGFDNYRTVLTDPEFRAVVRRTFWWTSVNVVLIMVIGTLIALMMRKLGRRMRILVTSGLVLAWASPVIATTTVFQWLFASRLGVVNWLLVRLGFESFEGYSWLADGPAAFTVLVLLVVWQSVPFAAITLHSALLTVPDELYESARLDGAGGGRIFRSITLPLLRPIFGLVLCLEVIWVFRCFAQIWAVTKGGPGEATTTLPVYAYRVAQSLHRYDLGAAVSTLTVLLLVAALVVYFRQLLRQEADR, from the coding sequence GTGCGGAGGAGCCGCCCAGCGCAGGCGAGCCGCCCAGCGCAGGCGAGCTGTCCGGCAGCGACGAATCGGCCCGAGGCGAAGCTCCGTCCGGCGCCGAAGCAGCCCCCGCCATCGAAGCTCCTCCCCCGCCTCCCGCACCTCCCCCGGGGCTCGGCCCTCTGGCCGTACCTCCTCGTCGCCCCCACCGTCCTCGGCGGCGTCCTCCTCCTCGGATACCCCCTCGTCCGCAACCTGCTGATCTCCTTCCAGCAGTACGGCATGGGCGAACTCATCCGCGGCGGCGCGCCCTTCGTCGGCTTCGACAACTACCGCACCGTGCTGACCGACCCCGAATTCCGGGCGGTCGTCCGGCGCACCTTCTGGTGGACCTCCGTCAACGTCGTCCTGATCATGGTGATCGGCACGCTGATCGCCCTGATGATGCGGAAGCTCGGCCGGCGGATGCGGATCCTCGTGACGAGCGGGCTGGTCCTCGCGTGGGCCAGCCCCGTGATCGCCACCACCACCGTCTTCCAGTGGCTCTTCGCCTCCCGCCTCGGCGTGGTCAACTGGCTCCTCGTCCGGCTCGGGTTCGAGTCCTTCGAGGGTTACTCGTGGCTGGCCGACGGCCCGGCCGCGTTCACCGTGCTCGTCCTGCTCGTGGTCTGGCAGTCGGTCCCCTTCGCCGCGATCACCCTGCACTCGGCGCTGCTGACCGTCCCGGACGAGCTGTACGAGTCGGCCCGGCTGGACGGGGCCGGCGGCGGGCGCATCTTCCGCTCGATCACGCTGCCCCTCCTCCGCCCGATCTTCGGCCTCGTCCTCTGCCTCGAAGTCATCTGGGTCTTCCGCTGCTTCGCCCAGATCTGGGCCGTCACCAAGGGCGGCCCGGGCGAGGCGACGACCACCCTGCCCGTCTACGCCTACCGCGTGGCCCAGTCCCTGCACCGCTACGACCTCGGGGCGGCCGTCTCCACGCTCACCGTCCTCCTCCTCGTGGCCGCGCTCGTCGTCTACTTCCGCCAGCTGCTCCGTCAGGAGGCCGACCGGTGA
- a CDS encoding extracellular solute-binding protein — protein MQTILRTAALAAAVVLAATACGGPSSPAATDGAEKVTVWIMKDSVTDSFLTRFRTGFEAEHENIELDIQIQEWDGIGEKVTAALASKDAPDVIEVGNTQVAQYAASGGVRDLSDKVAELNGADWLPGLAEPGKVDGKQYGVPWYAANRVVIYHKDLFAAAGVTAPPKTQAEWLAVTAKLNKGRTQGIYLPGQNWFTLSGFVWEEGGDLAVQDGTAWKGALDTPQALAGMDFYRRLQSLGKGPKDADEAKPPQAEVFAKGDIAQIIAVPGGARIVEEINPALKGKLGFFPVPGKTADRPGAVFTGGSDLLVPEASTHPEAAYQVVAALAGEKWQTDMARTMSYVPNRTSLARLIQGDAGTAAMAAGAAQGRATPNSPQWAAVEATNPIKQYMTAVLTGSDPATAAATASRSITKTLGS, from the coding sequence GTGCAGACCATCCTCCGTACCGCCGCCCTCGCGGCGGCCGTCGTCCTCGCCGCCACGGCCTGTGGCGGGCCGAGTTCCCCGGCCGCCACCGACGGGGCGGAGAAGGTGACCGTGTGGATCATGAAGGACAGCGTCACCGACTCCTTCCTCACCCGCTTCCGCACCGGCTTCGAGGCGGAGCACGAGAACATCGAGCTCGACATCCAGATCCAGGAGTGGGACGGCATCGGCGAGAAGGTCACTGCCGCCCTCGCCAGCAAGGACGCCCCGGACGTCATCGAGGTGGGCAACACCCAGGTCGCGCAGTACGCGGCGAGCGGCGGCGTCCGCGACCTCAGCGACAAGGTGGCGGAGCTGAACGGCGCCGACTGGCTCCCGGGGCTCGCCGAGCCGGGCAAGGTCGACGGCAAGCAGTACGGCGTCCCCTGGTACGCGGCCAACCGCGTCGTGATCTACCACAAGGACCTCTTCGCCGCGGCGGGCGTGACCGCGCCCCCGAAGACGCAGGCCGAGTGGCTCGCCGTCACCGCGAAGCTCAACAAGGGCAGGACCCAGGGCATCTACCTCCCCGGCCAGAACTGGTTCACCCTCTCCGGCTTCGTCTGGGAGGAGGGAGGCGACCTCGCCGTCCAGGACGGCACGGCGTGGAAGGGTGCACTCGACACCCCGCAGGCCCTCGCCGGCATGGACTTCTACCGCCGTCTCCAGTCGCTCGGCAAGGGTCCGAAGGACGCCGACGAGGCCAAGCCCCCGCAGGCCGAGGTCTTCGCCAAGGGCGACATCGCCCAGATCATCGCCGTGCCGGGCGGAGCGAGGATCGTCGAGGAGATCAACCCGGCACTCAAGGGCAAGCTCGGCTTCTTCCCCGTGCCCGGCAAGACGGCGGACCGGCCCGGCGCCGTCTTCACCGGCGGCTCCGACCTCCTCGTCCCCGAGGCCTCGACCCACCCGGAGGCCGCCTATCAGGTCGTCGCGGCCCTCGCGGGCGAGAAGTGGCAGACGGACATGGCGAGAACGATGAGCTACGTCCCCAACCGCACCTCCCTCGCCCGTCTCATCCAGGGCGACGCGGGCACGGCCGCGATGGCCGCCGGGGCGGCCCAGGGCCGGGCCACACCCAACTCCCCGCAGTGGGCGGCCGTCGAGGCCACCAACCCGATCAAGCAGTACATGACCGCCGTGCTGACGGGCAGCGATCCGGCGACGGCGGCCGCGACCGCCTCGCGGAGCATCACGAAGACCCTCGGCTCGTGA
- a CDS encoding GntR family transcriptional regulator, giving the protein MNDDSSGGVLKRERVREHLLGLIEAGGPGDPIPSERTLCATLGVSRPTLRAAVDELVATGALVREHGRGMFVAPAKITQRLAPDDAAFAVPRASGSWSSTVLESATVRAGARIGRRLRLSPAAELLYIARLRLVDGAPMAIEHLHIPADLVGAALTPEELEAGDLYDHLREHHEVHVQEATQSIEPTVVSEAEAALLDVPVLSPALLIERLTLDTAGRPVEYVHSVYRGDRYRIVSRLDFTRDGLVTSSTEGDAY; this is encoded by the coding sequence ATGAACGACGACTCCTCCGGCGGAGTACTGAAGCGGGAGCGCGTACGGGAACACCTGCTGGGCCTGATCGAAGCCGGCGGCCCCGGTGACCCGATCCCGTCCGAGCGCACCCTCTGCGCGACCCTCGGGGTCTCCCGCCCCACCCTGCGCGCAGCGGTCGACGAACTCGTCGCCACGGGCGCGCTGGTCCGGGAGCACGGCCGCGGCATGTTCGTCGCCCCCGCCAAGATCACCCAGCGGCTCGCCCCCGACGACGCGGCCTTCGCCGTCCCGCGGGCCTCCGGCAGCTGGTCCAGCACGGTCCTGGAATCGGCCACGGTGCGGGCCGGCGCCCGCATCGGCCGCAGGCTCCGCCTCTCGCCCGCCGCCGAACTGCTCTACATCGCCCGCCTCCGCCTGGTCGACGGCGCACCCATGGCCATCGAGCACCTGCACATCCCGGCGGACCTGGTCGGCGCGGCGCTCACCCCGGAGGAGCTCGAAGCGGGCGACCTCTACGACCACCTGCGGGAGCACCACGAGGTCCACGTCCAGGAGGCCACGCAGTCGATCGAGCCCACCGTCGTCAGCGAGGCCGAGGCCGCGCTCCTCGATGTCCCCGTCCTCTCGCCCGCCCTGCTGATCGAACGCCTCACCCTCGACACCGCCGGACGCCCGGTCGAGTACGTCCACTCCGTGTACCGGGGCGACCGCTACCGGATCGTCTCCCGCCTCGACTTCACCCGCGACGGCCTCGTGACCTCCTCCACCGAGGGGGATGCATACTGA
- a CDS encoding GntR family transcriptional regulator, which produces MEPYGGGREQPDARSGTQPDARAVAARPELKRERVREHLLTVIDARRPGDAIPSERTLCATLGVSRPTLRAAVDELVATGLLVREHGRGMFVAPVKITQELVAEQHPADTPRGQGGRGAWTSRVLELRTVRAGARIGRKLTLSPAADLVHVTRIRYVDGDPIALEQLHVPADLVPGLTVADMEGGFYAHLREKRGIRTAHAVQSIEPTVLSEEEAALLDVPVLSPALLFDRITSDTGGRPVEYVRSLYRGDRYRIVSRLALRDGAADHPAADAVPAGAWWGTVE; this is translated from the coding sequence ATGGAGCCGTACGGAGGGGGCAGGGAGCAGCCGGATGCGCGGTCCGGGACGCAACCGGACGCGCGGGCCGTGGCGGCCCGGCCGGAACTCAAGCGCGAGCGCGTACGGGAGCACCTGCTCACCGTCATCGACGCCCGGCGCCCCGGGGACGCCATCCCCTCCGAGCGCACCCTCTGCGCGACCCTCGGGGTCTCCCGCCCCACCCTGCGCGCAGCGGTCGACGAACTGGTCGCCACGGGCCTGCTGGTGCGGGAGCACGGCCGGGGCATGTTCGTCGCCCCCGTCAAGATCACCCAGGAACTGGTCGCCGAGCAGCACCCGGCCGATACGCCCCGAGGCCAGGGCGGCCGGGGCGCCTGGACGAGCAGGGTGCTCGAACTCCGTACCGTACGAGCCGGCGCGCGGATCGGCCGCAAGCTCACGCTCTCCCCGGCGGCGGACCTGGTGCACGTGACCCGCATCCGGTACGTCGACGGCGACCCGATCGCCCTGGAACAGCTGCACGTCCCGGCGGACCTGGTGCCCGGTCTCACCGTCGCCGACATGGAAGGCGGCTTCTACGCGCACCTGCGCGAGAAGCGCGGGATCCGCACGGCCCACGCGGTCCAGTCCATCGAACCGACGGTGCTGAGCGAGGAGGAGGCGGCCCTGCTGGACGTACCGGTCCTCTCACCCGCGCTGCTCTTCGACCGGATCACGTCCGACACCGGCGGCAGACCTGTCGAGTACGTGCGCTCCCTCTACCGCGGCGACCGCTACCGCATCGTCTCCAGGCTCGCTCTCCGCGACGGCGCGGCCGACCACCCGGCGGCGGACGCCGTGCCCGCCGGGGCGTGGTGGGGGACGGTGGAGTGA
- a CDS encoding PE-PGRS family protein: MGSGRGRTRAELVDLLDRAGLELVGEWGPENVLTPMAAWRPVISYETVPTATVRDDRPDLVPALNAQWHRLAGEHGIIDDKGEFLVHVGGGDPWARVRLAPAWDLAGVLGDRPGRPEFVTLSVDGDALLGVTGEEYEVWLVAVTGVRERLEEAARAAARETPEEREAAWEGLRAARLRPTRRLWGTWVEWLGFNDAASDEVLIRLLDLGAVSPLHRTSSATVLDAAATHPDPQIRAALAERRRPMAPEQWTVLVLGEQSPARRALLVEIAAARGGLTEAGHERIATDPSPLVRAEAARTPGLPSHLLTTLAADPDPSVRAAAAGDARQRSGATDRAAHEALAAHQDPHTRRTLAADPHAHPEALALLAADENVDVRRTLAAHPGLPAETLAALLADENEPVRRAASVHPVLSEEQRAACLPGLDLDGMRHDVPWVRDLHGDPEAMRRLAASCHPLLRGTVARARHLPPDVVERLARDEDRVVRLFLAESCDDAPADMLLEVWQWWNGSFSSPGRPRTHPNFPRAGLLPYATDPHPRLRQLALDDPESTPELVERFSRDEDGEVRLRAATDPRLSAASAVRLLDDGSAAVRHAAARHPALPARALVRALRDREFVRDAVMNPALPDSVMHWMIDTAVAGLEEQRP; encoded by the coding sequence ATGGGGAGCGGACGAGGGCGTACGAGGGCGGAACTGGTCGACCTGCTGGACCGGGCGGGCCTGGAGCTCGTGGGGGAGTGGGGCCCCGAGAACGTCCTGACGCCCATGGCCGCCTGGCGCCCCGTGATCTCGTACGAGACCGTGCCGACCGCCACCGTCCGCGACGACCGGCCCGACCTCGTCCCGGCACTCAACGCGCAGTGGCACCGTCTCGCGGGCGAGCACGGAATCATCGACGACAAGGGCGAGTTCCTCGTCCACGTCGGGGGCGGCGACCCCTGGGCCAGAGTCCGCCTCGCCCCCGCCTGGGATCTCGCGGGCGTGCTCGGCGACCGCCCGGGTCGGCCTGAGTTCGTCACCCTCTCCGTGGACGGGGATGCCCTGCTCGGTGTGACCGGTGAGGAGTACGAGGTGTGGCTCGTCGCCGTCACGGGAGTCCGGGAACGACTGGAGGAGGCGGCACGGGCGGCGGCGCGGGAGACCCCCGAGGAGCGCGAGGCCGCGTGGGAAGGGCTGCGCGCCGCCCGGCTCCGGCCCACGAGGAGGCTGTGGGGGACGTGGGTGGAGTGGCTCGGCTTCAACGACGCGGCGAGTGACGAGGTACTGATCCGACTGCTCGACCTCGGAGCCGTCTCACCCCTGCACCGCACGTCGTCCGCCACCGTCCTCGACGCCGCCGCAACGCACCCCGACCCCCAGATCCGTGCCGCGCTCGCCGAGCGCCGGCGGCCCATGGCCCCGGAGCAGTGGACCGTCCTGGTCCTGGGCGAGCAGAGCCCGGCCCGGCGCGCGCTGCTCGTCGAGATCGCCGCTGCCAGGGGCGGCCTGACGGAGGCGGGACACGAGCGGATCGCCACGGACCCGTCCCCTCTCGTCCGCGCGGAGGCCGCCAGGACCCCCGGCCTTCCGTCACACCTTCTGACGACCCTCGCCGCTGACCCGGACCCGTCGGTACGGGCCGCCGCCGCGGGCGATGCCCGGCAGCGATCGGGGGCGACGGACCGAGCTGCCCACGAGGCCCTGGCCGCGCACCAGGACCCGCACACCCGACGGACCCTGGCCGCCGATCCGCACGCGCACCCCGAGGCGCTCGCCCTCCTCGCCGCCGACGAGAACGTGGACGTACGGCGGACCCTCGCCGCCCATCCCGGCCTGCCTGCCGAGACCCTCGCCGCGCTCTTGGCGGACGAGAACGAGCCGGTACGCAGGGCGGCCTCCGTTCACCCCGTGCTCTCCGAGGAACAGCGGGCGGCATGCCTGCCGGGCCTCGACCTCGACGGCATGCGGCACGACGTGCCGTGGGTGCGGGACCTCCACGGCGACCCAGAGGCGATGCGCCGGCTCGCCGCCTCCTGTCACCCGCTGCTGCGCGGCACCGTCGCCCGGGCCCGGCACCTCCCGCCGGACGTCGTCGAGCGCCTCGCGCGGGACGAGGACAGGGTCGTACGCCTCTTCCTCGCGGAGTCCTGCGACGACGCGCCGGCCGACATGCTCCTGGAGGTCTGGCAGTGGTGGAACGGCAGCTTCAGCTCACCGGGCCGGCCGCGCACCCACCCCAACTTCCCGCGCGCGGGCCTGCTTCCGTACGCGACCGACCCGCACCCGCGCCTGCGTCAACTGGCCCTGGACGACCCCGAATCCACCCCCGAGCTCGTGGAGCGGTTCAGTCGTGACGAGGACGGCGAGGTCCGGCTCCGGGCCGCCACCGATCCCCGGCTCTCGGCGGCCTCGGCGGTTCGTCTGCTCGACGACGGGAGCGCCGCGGTCCGGCACGCGGCGGCCCGTCACCCCGCGCTGCCCGCACGGGCCTTGGTCCGCGCGCTGCGTGACCGTGAGTTCGTGCGGGACGCCGTCATGAATCCGGCGCTGCCGGATTCGGTGATGCACTGGATGATCGACACCGCGGTGGCGGGGCTGGAGGAACAGCGACCGTGA
- a CDS encoding SMI1/KNR4 family protein, with translation MLADHHEYDVVVTAVAPVGAAVSADGFEGFVDQVKHPSWRSDVPRPAVGDRLRAVVLDATRTPARFSALPSDIRIARGLRHTRPLERLCPPPPTGGRDVEWAAVEEALGVVLPADYKRLVRTYGGGVFAGLLWLLEPDCPDAMYDLVAQTAEREEILTDLWAMGEKKPPELDEGDVRLVPWGYVEGAGHVLYWLVRPGVEPEEWTVILNEGRGPLWEAHAMSCSQFIHDVVTDTSSSYYFDDIDDIVDPEERTLFRPTSQILGQEEVSRPPAEG, from the coding sequence ATGCTTGCTGATCATCACGAGTACGACGTGGTCGTCACCGCCGTGGCCCCGGTCGGGGCCGCCGTCAGCGCGGACGGCTTCGAGGGCTTCGTCGACCAGGTCAAACACCCCTCCTGGCGGTCGGACGTGCCCCGTCCGGCAGTCGGTGACCGCCTGCGGGCCGTGGTGCTGGACGCCACCAGGACTCCGGCCCGGTTCAGTGCCCTGCCGAGTGACATCCGGATCGCCCGCGGCCTGCGCCACACCCGGCCTCTGGAGCGGCTCTGCCCGCCGCCGCCCACCGGCGGCCGGGACGTCGAATGGGCCGCCGTCGAGGAGGCGTTGGGCGTCGTCCTGCCGGCCGACTACAAGCGGCTCGTCCGGACCTACGGCGGCGGGGTCTTCGCGGGTCTGCTCTGGCTCCTGGAGCCGGACTGCCCGGACGCGATGTACGACCTCGTCGCCCAGACCGCCGAGCGCGAGGAGATCCTCACCGATCTCTGGGCCATGGGCGAGAAGAAGCCGCCGGAACTCGACGAGGGCGACGTGCGGCTGGTGCCCTGGGGGTACGTGGAGGGCGCGGGCCACGTCCTGTACTGGCTGGTCCGGCCCGGCGTCGAGCCGGAGGAGTGGACGGTGATCCTCAACGAAGGGCGCGGCCCGCTCTGGGAGGCCCATGCGATGTCGTGCAGCCAATTCATCCACGACGTGGTCACGGACACGTCGTCCTCGTACTACTTCGACGACATCGACGACATCGTCGACCCGGAGGAGAGGACCCTCTTCCGGCCCACGTCGCAGATCCTCGGTCAGGAGGAGGTGTCCCGGCCTCCCGCCGAGGGATGA